TCTATTCTATTATATGTtacaattattttatatttttttgattaggggaaaataAGTTTGTAGGGGCCTTGAAACCCTCTATATCAACACCATACAAACAAAAGAAATAGATGCTAACCAATCACTAGACAAAGGAAAAATAGAGCAACAAAAACAGGGAGACAAGACCTTGAAGACCTTATAGAGACTTCattaatttttcattcttttgcatCAACTACTAATTAATACTACACACCCTATGAACAAATACTATCAATTGGAGTTGATCCCGTATCCCTGTTGTGAAGCCTAGTATAAGGCCCAGGAGAAGAGACAAAAGTGAAATCATTGGCAACAACCAATCTGACAAATTTTACGTTGGTATTAGGAGAAATGCAACAacttcaaaaatattttgaatgacCTGAGCTTGGGCATTCAACTACTTAAGACCTTAGGAACTATTCTCCATGGCACTCTGGTTGACAACAACAACCCTTAAATTATCTTGAATTTTAACAACAGAATCCTCTAGGGATTTAATATGTTGGTCATGACCTTCCTTTAGCTCCTTAATTCCATTGGCCAGCTccacaatttatttacatgtttagAGTTCTACAGAAAATATTCTTAACTTACATCCAATTTTACTTCCTTAAAAAAAATTGTCTTTCATTTCTTAGAAAGACAATCTAAATGAATTTCTTACAATATTCTATCGTGTTCTATCTTTATACTATTTTGACTAAAAATGTAACCTTCAAAAGTTAGCTTTACTTACAATAACATCCCTATAATTTATAATGATGAGAAGGACAACAATTTTAAATCCCTGATACATATCTTGACAGACTTTCCCAATAATAAAttaactaaaatataaaatataccAATTCAAAAACTTAATCTTCTTTTAACATGTTAATACTAAAcctattaaaaaaattgtatttaagCTAAGAAATTCAATATTCCTTATTAGAAAGAAAATAATTGTACACAAATCCATGTTTGTCTACAAGGACTTCAATCTTCCATTTGGTTAAGGGCTTGGTTAGAATATTAACTAGCAAGTGATCTATGGAGATGTACTAGAATTTGAGTACTCTCTTTAGAATATTATATCTAATGAATTGATATCTAATAGCTATGTGATTTGATGtgtcatgaaacactagattctttgataGTTTCACACAAGTttgattatcatagtaaatgatcaTGGGATCTCAATTTTGATAAAAGCAACCCCATAATTAATATGTACATCCAACCAGCCTCATAAATAATGGTACTAGTTACTATGTACTTTACCTTTATTGTGCTTAGTGTCATTGAACTTTATTAATGAAGATACCATTCATGAACTAGAGCTTAGATGGCACTCCACTGTGTTGTTTAAATATTTGAGAAAATATTTTGTTGCTGCCCACTACTCCAATCTAGGATCTACTAGGGACTAACTCAAGGTATTCAATGCAAAATATATATGGTCTAGTGTTGACCAACTATATCAAGGAACCCATTAGTTACCTATACAATATGAGAACAATCAACGTTGAACTTGAAGGTGTTACAAACTTTATAGTAGTGACCATATGCATGACGATAACTCTACAATCCTCCATTGAAATTTCTTCATGATCACATGACTATTAACATTAtgttaatgaaaaattaaaatttatatcacaCATGTGACAATGATATATGCAATAATAAAACATTTTGATGGAAATTCTTTGATTTGAATGATACTTAAAGTGAAGTGATCATTTTGGTTGCTAAAATAGATCTACAAGTCTGTTATAAATACAAGAATATAATCATTTCACTTAAAGTTTATGACATGTGGATCATTAGATAATAGTTGAATTTTAAGAAACTTAGCTTCTGGAACatgcattttaaatttttaatagctTAACTAAATCATGATATACTGAGCACATGGGAACGTACTACGCCATGGGACATAATCAAAGACAAAGAAATGCAAGGAAACGTGTCATATCTAGATCATCTACGACTTTCACAGTGGCTGGCAGAAAGATATAAAATTAAATGTTTGTTTAGATTAACAAATTATTTAAActaaaaaattaattgaaattaacaaCGCCGATCATTCCTGGAGTTCTTGTAAACCGCTACATATCTTATTGTCGCAAACAATTTCTTGCACGACAAAGCATTTAACTACACACACATAATACACAAAACGCACTTGAAGAACGTCCAAACTTATTGTTGGAATTGCTAACAGAAGCATCCTACCAAGGCTTTGAGCGATAGCCAGAAGATGGAGCAGGAGTAGGCCAATGTTGTTCTGAATCTCCAGTCCAGTCTGATGACTCTGGTGCTGGTTCAGGTGCAGGTGAAGCAGTTGGACTCTCATCCTCAATAACTGTCATTTTGAACTTCATACCGTTTTCGCAATCCTGCCCCACACCAGAGATAACCCATATATTCCCGCTTTTCTTAATTTGTAGATCATCGTGCCCGCTCTCAAACTTTCCAGAGATGGTTTCATTAAAACAGTTTGCAAATGATGACCCATTTACTGCTAGCACGTTGTGGACTCCCTTCGGGTAGTTGAACACTGTAACACCCACCAAATACACATTCAGATAAAACGGGTATTAATTTTTATGAACAATCAAAGTCAATACAGACGTTCAAATTCATACTAAAAAATATCATAGCAATGCATAAGTATATATAAAAGAGAAATTGGATGGGAATGAAATTACCCAGTCTGTCTCCGACATGGAATTGTTTGCCTTGTACCCACGCCTGGTAGTCAAAGCCAATTGTCCATCCCTTGTCATCACCTACTGTAAAAACGTTGGCAGCATCGACGGGGTCACATACCATAATCATTAATGATAGCGAGGCCAGCGTTATTAGAGAAACGAGACTTTTAGTTGCCATTGAATTCTGCCTCGAATCCTTTCACAGGCTGAAGATGGATGGGATTGAGTGGGTGTGCATGAGCATATATAACCTGCTGTCTGTGAGTAATGATAATAAAACCGGCGGCAGCCGGAGTGCCGAATGGAAGATACCATACAGAATCTCTTCCTTTTGTTGATACGCAAAATCGAAACGGATGATTAGCCAAGCGAATTCCGAAAGTTTCCACGCGTCTCGTAGCTCTTGCCGCCGGACAAAAGAATTCATGCACTCCAAACAATTAAAATTGTTTCGTTAATTTTGAGTATTCCTAATAAACAACTTTTTTTAAATGGTTCATAGTtataaatagttttagatttaTGTATAggtatttaaataattataattttattttgaaataatcatttaaatttaatatgtagaattataattatatatatctaatacaaatatcatgaaatattagtATAATCTAAAAAGCATATCATGAATCCAATTCATAGATATTGATTTAAGTTGCATAGAagttatctttatcaaaaataagtAACTTCAGATTTGATTATAAAAAGCTTAATTGATATTTTAACCATTAATGTTCTACATGCCATCAAATTTTGATATTATTTTCATGCATAAAAGAGATTTGGCTTACAAGTAGCTCAAAAAACATGGATGATGTGAGAACTAGCACAAAGTATACATCTTTTTATTCCCATTTATGTTTGGGTGTAATTCTTATGAGTTAAAAAGTTTATATTTATATTGATCTAAAGAAGGCTAGATGATATTATTAATATCATTCTATAATTAGAGTACATGAAATTTATCATGTTCCTATAGCAATTTCTTGTGTTTCACAAATTATCTAAACATTTATTTTCAATTGAACTTATGTTATCTTATATAATCTATGTAGaacttttaaaatttattattgtaCAAATATATGATCCAAAGGGTAAAATAATTTTTGTTATAATAGTGTAAACATTTACAATATAtggataaaatttaaattttaaattaatgtgTTTAAAAAAACTATGGCTCAATTTTGTCATTATTAAGTGGAAGAGATTTAGGGGTTGATTTTGATCTTGAAATATATTGAAAATTCATGTCAAGCTAGATACAAGTTTCAACATTGGTATGTGTTTTCAAACCTCTTGTAAGAAACaaaattggaaaattggaaatagaaatatttaaaagcataaaatagaaataaaattctaATTTTCAATATAACAAGAACATCTCCCTAAAActaaaatgaaaatgatgatttttatttgtaatgtcAATCCAAAATAGAACTCAAATTTTGCACACATTAAAAAGAACATGTAAATAAATGAAATTCATTATAACAATGAGTAACATAAATCTAGGGGCCCAACAATCTAGTAATTTCTATTAATATGATTTCTCATAAATAATTCATGCATCATTCTATCCATCCATTGTAATTATTACCATCTAAGGATCATCAAAATTAGTTTAATAATACTTGCATTCTCTCATGTAGCAGTGGGAAAAAGTTTGTTTTGGTGATCTTCATTTTTGTTATCAATCATTCTCTAGAAATATccatcaaaagattttatttcctTGTTTTTGGTCCCAATTACATTTTCTCTATTTTCTAGAGTAGAAAAATTAAGATTATAGGAGGCCAAAGACTATGGGTTGAGCCAAATTTATTCACCTCTCTTATGAACAACACACAAGTTTGTGATATTTCTGACAAGGGAAGAGAAAACCTATTTTCAAAAATTACTAAAGAGACAAAGACTTGTCATAACACTTTATGAATAGTTAGAAGGATGACAAAGTCATGGTGGGGGGATGTAAGAAGAGAAGCCTCAGAGCAACTTATAGTGCAAGCTACTAGGCTCAAATGCAAAGGAGAGAAGGTCCCTCAATCAAGGAAAAAAAACGTATAACGATTACATCTCTCTTTTCTTGGAGGAAGGTGAAAGATTGAAGAGGCACCAAAATGGGTTCAGTAGGAAATAGTTGCCACTAGAAAAAGATTAGAGGTCATCGTATCTTGAAGGGATTTTCCAAATGGAAAGTTATAACTTGAGTCCTCATAGGGTCCGACCACCCTTCATTGTGGTTCAATTTTCATCCTCTATACATACATAAAAAATGATATAATTATATGTTACACGAttctaaattatttttaataatttttcatcTTCTAAAATTATCTTTATTTAAATTGATAGATGGATTGTACACATTTTATTTTTACTTGATGAATTAATTAACGCTCCTTATactataaatttaatatttttcttttttattgacATGTTCTAATAGTCATATATTGACAAGGCATGGATGTTGGAtaactttttcttctctttctatttgagGAATAGTATCATCTATAAGAGAATTGATTTGTAACAACTAGGTAGTTAAaccattataatataataattgatACATATGTATAATTATTTTAATTCATTGTATGATGAATTAATTATAGGCATATAGATGGTTTACTAGAATGTTAtggtaattttttctatttttttaatgaatatatatgtGAAAGGTAGTTTAGGTTTATATTTTAAAACATTCTTGGCTTGATTAGATAATATTATttcttaggtttttttatttttctttgtaaatAGCCGAAGCTAGAAAgtctattaaatattaaaaaatagtcAATACAGAGTTTTGAGTAAACAAACAAAACATGGGAGGTCATATAGTCAAACCTCCCATATCAAATCATAGTCTCGGGTGAAAAATAGAGCCTGTTATACTAACAAGACAAAATTGGTAGTGTCAGAGAACAGAGAAAAATATTTCTATGGGAAAAGAAATGAAGATTTCCTTTCCTTAGTCCCTTGGATCTTGGGTAGCTACTAGTGATCACCATTGAGCATGTTCAATTGCCTCTGAAAGTCACTCCACCAATTTTAAGATTAgctcctcatcatcatcttcactagAATCTAGAATTCACTGACCATAAAGACATTCATCATGCTTGTATTTTCACACCCAAGATTCATCTTCATTCACATTTTCACCTATGACTTTCTCTACCCAACCCTTCTCCGAGAACCCTATTACTTTCTTGAGAAAATATAATCCCCTTCTAATCCTAAATTATCTTGCCTCATAACTCTTCAGGTTCCATATATTAAGGATTGGAAGCATTAGCACCTCCCCTATTTCAAATTTAACAAAAAGATATTGTCCTTGGAGCAAAATTGTGAGTCTATAATCCACCAAAAGCATAACTCTATCCAAGTCACCCAAAAAAGTGTTTTTAAAAATACAGTGACATAATTCTTTGCTACCACTTTCCTTTCTCCCATGGATAGTGTTGTGGCTAAAAACATTGTCAAGATATCTAAATTAACTCAGTATCTATGGTCAACAAGGAGAAACTACGAACCCAAAATAGATTTAATTGCATGCAAAATTATCCTATGTGAGTAATTGATCACCTCCCCCAAACATTTTTTGTATTATGTCTCCTAATTGGGGTATTTTTCTATTTTCTAGCCACTAGTCTAATTGGAGAATCCATGCCAATGGAGAGAAGATCTTGAAGAAGGTAGAAAAATAGGGAAGAAATGCTTGCTAAGatagaagaaaaagatataaatgCCAGACTTACACTCAACTAATATAAAGCCCAAATTTTACTAGCTTCTCAGGAGAATTCTATCATAAATGCTATAATTGAATCCACCCACTTCAATATCCCTTCAAATATTTGATTTgatatgccatatccaactttctAATTAAAACTAAATTTCAATCCAAACGCCATCTTAAAGGAGAAAGAAAGGACACATAGCAACCACTCTAAATTATTGGACGAGAGAGAGATGCCATCAGTTGAGAAGATGTTTAGTTTGAAATGTTAGAATTTATAACCCATCACTATCAGTTGTCACTCATCTACCTCCTCTCAATCcctttcaaatattaaaaaaaataaaaaaccataaatATGCCACAGTGGATATGACTATTGAGCCAAAAACTCCACATCATTGAATGGATACCCTACATCCCCACCAAAGGGTATAGTTTTGAACTACAACTGCATCAATCTAGAGAAATAAAGTCACCCCTAGGAAATTTTGTATTATATTAAGAATCAGACTTTCCTAACTTGTTAGCCATTGGCCAACCTCTCCTTTTAAACATTAATTCATATTCCTCATATTTTTAGTCTCTAAAACATCATTGGCTCCATAATGGATTATTTTAGATTAAATTATTCATTTTGTAAACTTCTTTCAATCCCTCAACTTCTTTGTTAGCTATgatgttttcctttttgtttccttcttgataGATGTCATTAACTATAAATGCATGTAAGCATTTTAGCAGAGCTAAAAGAGTCGCTAACAgagcttttaatttttaattgagtATTGAACCTAACCTCACAACATTAACCACTAAAGTTAAATCCCCTTTAATCTCCACTCTTTTAAGATCCATTTATTTACATAAAAGAAGCCCAAGCTTTAGAGCATTGAATTTTGCAATGTTATTAGTGTTCTCCTGCAGAGGACTAGACAACCATCCTATAGTTTCTCCATTTGAATTTGGAATAATGCAATCTACTCTTGATGGTCCTACACAATAATCCTCCCAAAATAAGCTTGACTTTCCATTGTAAATATCTGAAGATGCAAATCTTGCTATTATTGACTTGCATTTTAAGAAAAAAATCTAGACCCTAGATCCTTTCAAAGGATTTTTCACCAAGTAACTATTTTATAGAATTTGAatgattcaaatatttagattgtaAAATTCTGACCCATTTCCAATTTGATTCCTTTATCATTTTTCGCACCATTTTAGCCTCAAGAGCTATATTCTGCCAATTATGATCTTTCAACCCCACTCCCCCATATTCCTTTGTCTTGTAAAGTTTATCCCAAGCAATAAGAGAAATAATGTGCTTATCCATCATTCCTTGccaaaaaaaaattcctcattttctataTTAATGATGTATTAACACCAACTATCAAAGAGAGGTAACATAGAAGATAAACTGGAAGTGAAGAGAAAGCTAATTTCAACATCACTAACCCACCCACCCGCGAGATCCATTTTCCCTTCCaagaatttaatatttttatctatCAATGATCCCATAATTTTCTATCCCTTACTAACTTGTCAATTGGCAGGCCCAGATATGAGAAAggcattttgcattttttgaattttaaaaacttTCATATATCCTTTTACTTTTCTTGAAGGTCATGAAGAAGAAAACATTTGATTTTTCCCTTTTAATTTCTTGTCTAGACGCCTTTTCAAGGGACACTAATATTTTCATAAATTGCTTGGCTTCCTTTCTTTTAGTTGTTCCCAAGGGAATTGCTAATAAGTAGCCACAATGTCCCTATCAATTCTAATTCCTTTTATTAGACCCAAGGAATGTTTATTTTTAATGGTTCACCCTAAAGCCTTTGCCAACAAAATGAAGAGAAAGGAAGACATAGGGTTTCATTACCTTAAACCTCTAGAGGCTTGAAAGAAACCTTTTAAGGAACCATTTAGCAGAATGGAGAACCTAGGAGTTGAAAGACATTCAAAAATCCAATTTATCCATTGCACATAGAAGCCAAAGGCATGTAGAATTTTAGAATTTTATATAAGAGTCTTCAATCTACCTTATTATATGCTTTCTTTATATCTAACTTTATCAGTCTGGGAGTAAACGTTTAAGCCTTTTTGCCATTATTTTGGTCATGAATTTGTATAATGTATTACAAAGTGAAATTGGCGTAAAGTATTGCAATTTAAAAGATTTGTCCTTTTTAGGAATGAGaactataaaggaaattttgaCTTCTCTAAGCAACTTCCCTAGAATTTCTTACTGCTTCTAAAGCCTTTGTCATATGTCTCTCTCTAGTATGTTCCAATACCTTTGGAAAACCCTACTAGGAAACCATTTGGTCCAAGAGCCTTATTTGAATGTAATTGATTGAATGTAGCCTCTACTTCTGAAAGGGAAATCTGATCATTTAAACACTTGTTCTACTCCTCAGATATAATCTAAGGAATAAATTGCAAGAAAGTATCTTGATCAAATAACATTGAGCCCTCCCTATTAGTTAGAATTTTTTTTAGGTAATTTGACTATATAACTTTAAATAGCTATAGGGTCCTCAATGATTAATCCTCTTTCCACCTCCAATCTAGACATTCTATTTATCCCTCTCTTTTTTTTGTAATGTTATGAAAATATTTAGTATTCCTATCTCCTACCTGTAACCTATTCTCCCTTGATTTCTATTTCCAAAACATTTCTTCCTTTGATAAAACATCTTCATACTCCAACAACAATTCTTTTTCTCTAAGAAATTCAATCTAAGACATTCCACTCTTAATTACTTTTTCATTTAGAGATTTCAACTCCTCTTCAATTCTACCCTTAGTCTAAAAGATGTTCTTGAAATGTGTCATGTTCCATTCAATTAGTCTTTTCTTAACATGTTTTAACTATGATATGAAGAAAAACATATTATAGCCTTCAAATTGTTCTTTCTTAGATTTAATTAGTACTCTTTTTAGGTAAATAAACCTATATTAAATATTTGCAACTACAAGtatgtttcaattttttaaattaaaattaaaatattatagaaATGATTTTAAGATGGGTCATGTATTTCTACTAGGGAGATCaaaatatactattttattatgATTCTATCAATTAAAGTTATTTGAAAAACTTAGCACTAGAATGACTAATCCTGATGGGATACTAAAATAGAAATTACACATTTCATTAAGGGGAAAATAAAGGAAAGAGGCATGGGTTGagtcttttttctctttttcatttcTCCCTCTTTAGTTATATTTTCCTTTAAACGAGGTATGGATTTTTAGAAAAAGCTTGACATCATAATCAATTTGTATTTTCTACTCTCTTTCGATGTCATTTCCATATTTAGGGATTTAGGATTTTGTtagaaatttatattttatatatatatttcttataaaATCTTAGCCATTTTTATTAGCAATGCATTTGAGTTTTCTATTAAATTTTATTCATCTCTATCTATATTTATTTCCTCTCTAGAGTGAATAATTCTTTCAAAATTACTAGGTGACCAAT
This genomic stretch from Cryptomeria japonica chromosome 8, Sugi_1.0, whole genome shotgun sequence harbors:
- the LOC131857939 gene encoding blue copper protein 1b-like → MNSFVRRQELRDAWKLSEFAWLIIRFDFAYQQKEEILYGIFHSALRLPPVLLSLLTDSSLVSLITLASLSLMIMVCDPVDAANVFTVGDDKGWTIGFDYQAWVQGKQFHVGDRLVFNYPKGVHNVLAVNGSSFANCFNETISGKFESGHDDLQIKKSGNIWVISGVGQDCENGMKFKMTVIEDESPTASPAPEPAPESSDWTGDSEQHWPTPAPSSGYRSKPW